aagttaaaaatcacacaaacccgGGTTatcgttcaacaggtttatttggaaggaacagcatttggagtgctgctccttcatcaggtggttgtgtagaataaggcacagaatttatagaaaaacattAGTGTCCTGCCACtgaagtgatatattgaacaaacctggattgttaagcctttcaactttcagaatgggttgcagatatttctactttgctcaaaaagtgcacaaaCTGCAGGCAATCAATCcgtgtaatattttataaatccctTGTAAATActttgaatcagactggttctagttCCAAGATTGGGATACTGACAGACTCGAatctcacacttttaatgcattgtctgggctgagatgtcactttttttaaaaaaaaacctaaagtcATCTCGACAATGTGAATTAATAGTAGTTCTGGGATTCAcagattaatgaactgaaacctgcaactcattctaaaaggtgaaagacttaacagcaatcttggtttgttcaatatgtcatttcagttgcatgaccctgtgatcttttgctataaaatctgtgtcttatgatcctgctccacagttacccgatgaaggagcagtgctccaaaagctcatacttccaaaaaaacctgttggactataacctggtgttgtgagagttttaactttatccagcccagtccaacattggctcctCCACATAATTTCTTGCGAACACTGCccacacctcctgatgctgccaggaAACTTTACAACGCCGATGAAATGACAcactctgcactcctgaaaaattgACAATTTCTCATGATACTGGCTGCTCATTCATGACTCCATCTGATACGCGACTTTGGaagcttagtgcaggaggctgaaagaaatgagcagctttaaaacaaaaacccccTTGgcgctcaaagctttcaatgagagtctgaacccagcagcaagttcaggtaacctttattgcaacccaactttgttacagcttcagatcccctcagcaaaaaggcagagaaaaagtagctttttaaacagctcaaaGTCAAAGCGCACACTCTTCCCCTCCCAccactttctttactattggtcaccactgagttgtccctttgtaattggatccttggtacagccttaacctggaggaagtattgcctcactcagcaatttcaacccagaCCCTGTATAGCGCCATCTGCCGCAGTGGGATTCAAATCCGGGAGTCCCTGGAACTGGGTTGATggtccagtcgataatggcactcggccgtcgctccttcaatccccctgcgacgGTATGTGAACTCTCTGGTGCCTCCGgaggtgggaggagcgggtgaaatactttctgcacagggggcagctgaacggcctctccctcgtgtggacccgccggtgggtcagcaggttggaggcctgggtaaatctcttcccacactcgaggcaggagaacggcctctcccccgtgtgaatctgctggtgggtcagcaggtgggaggaatcgctgaaggccttcccgcactcagggcaggggaatggtctctccttggtgtggacccgccggtgcttcagcagggtggaggaattactgaaggccttcccacagtcGGGGaaactgaagggcctctcccccgtgtggacctgctggtgcctcagcaggtggtaggaatcgctgaaggccttcccgcactcagggcagctgaagggcctctccctagTGTGGACCTGCCGGTGCCTCAACAGGTTGGAGGAAGTGTTGAAGGCCTTCTCGCACtcggggcaggggaatggcctctccccggtgtgagcccgctggtgcctcatcagggcggaggtgtgggcaaagcccttcccgcactctgggcaggagAATGGTCTCTCCCTTGTGTGGATGCGCCGATGAATCTGCATGGCAGACGGGAAACAGAAGCCATTCCCACCATCACTGCACTTCCACTGTTTCTCCACGGGGcaggattcctcgggtttctccatggtcGAAGCTTCAGCTGCACAGAATACCTTTCCAGTCCCTCCCGGCCATCAATTCCTGCTGCTACACGCCCCACACTCGATGTGCTGCAtcagtagggtctctcatccaggaACCAAAACGCTTTGCACCTTCTCACAGACTCACGGTTAAAAATTGTTTCCGGTCCCgctggattgagtgactgtcagacattgacgttaaagtgaggactgcagacgctggagggtcagtgtcaaaatgtgtggtactggaaaagcgcaggtcaggcagcatccgaagagcaggagagtcaacgttttgggcatcaggACTTCATGCGTCGATTTTGAATCTTCTATCTTCAAATACACTgttaaaaagagattacaaaggtcatcactgtcagtgcagggtagaaattctgtacaagcaattctactttctatGGAATATTCTtgtcttttgttattccacaaaattgaaagcaccatcccactttcACTCCCCTTCTTTCTCACTCTGATCTAATTCCCCTGAAGTTGCTGATTCAGGGTCTTACAGGGGCAGATGAGCAAAAACAgaaagactgacatctctctgaattttggatacctccacctgaaagttaatatctttcacaacactgggatactgctgagagtgagcaggtctgattttaggaagcaaaaaaaaagtatcaattcagggtgaacctgcaatgACAAAATAGTTAACGACCCgagaaggtgggagcaaaatgagatgTCAAGGCATTAACACTAatacacttcagtcaaactctgCTGCttcccagtcagggcaaaacatgctc
The genomic region above belongs to Hemiscyllium ocellatum isolate sHemOce1 unplaced genomic scaffold, sHemOce1.pat.X.cur. scaffold_268_pat_ctg1, whole genome shotgun sequence and contains:
- the LOC132812361 gene encoding gastrula zinc finger protein XlCGF7.1-like, with amino-acid sequence MEKPEESCPVEKQWKCSDGGNGFCFPSAMQIHRRIHTRERPFSCPECGKGFAHTSALMRHQRAHTGERPFPCPECEKAFNTSSNLLRHRQVHTRERPFSCPECGKAFSDSYHLLRHQQVHTGERPFSFPDCGKAFSNSSTLLKHRRVHTKERPFPCPECGKAFSDSSHLLTHQQIHTGERPFSCLECGKRFTQASNLLTHRRVHTRERPFSCPLCRKYFTRSSHLRRHQRVHIPSQGD